The Salinibaculum sp. SYNS191 genome has a window encoding:
- the paaC gene encoding 1,2-phenylacetyl-CoA epoxidase subunit PaaC → MTVTQIADIGDAAPDEFEQGLAVALLEAADDDHVMGNRLSDWTGVAPTVEEDVSVGNIAQDELGHAESLYEEVADLVGSSLDHLAYGRPVEEFRNAQLVEREFSDWADTVVRQYFYDVADDIRTAALLEGDLADRDESLTGYLTKVDEEEDFHAEHGEVWLETLADDADGKERVQRAIDENWVDALAFFETGPDGIDLAAAGVYAQSLDAQSEEFVDEVTAVLEEYGYDVPETDVEDIGAGRAGKHTDDLDDLLAETREVREQGVDVPA, encoded by the coding sequence ATGACTGTCACACAGATTGCAGACATCGGCGACGCAGCGCCAGACGAGTTCGAGCAGGGCCTGGCGGTGGCCCTGCTGGAGGCGGCCGACGACGACCACGTGATGGGGAACAGACTCTCGGACTGGACCGGCGTCGCGCCGACCGTCGAGGAGGACGTGTCGGTCGGCAACATCGCACAGGACGAACTCGGCCACGCCGAGTCCCTGTACGAGGAGGTGGCCGACCTCGTCGGCTCCTCGCTCGACCACCTGGCCTACGGGCGCCCGGTCGAGGAGTTCCGCAACGCCCAACTCGTCGAACGGGAGTTCTCCGACTGGGCGGACACGGTCGTCCGGCAGTACTTTTACGATGTCGCCGACGACATCCGCACGGCCGCCCTGCTGGAGGGTGACCTCGCGGACCGCGACGAGTCCCTGACCGGCTACCTCACGAAGGTCGACGAGGAGGAGGACTTCCACGCCGAACACGGCGAGGTGTGGCTGGAGACGCTGGCCGACGACGCGGACGGCAAGGAACGCGTCCAGCGCGCCATCGACGAGAACTGGGTCGACGCCCTGGCGTTCTTCGAGACGGGTCCCGACGGCATCGACCTGGCCGCGGCCGGCGTCTACGCGCAGTCCCTGGACGCCCAGAGCGAGGAGTTCGTCGACGAGGTCACTGCGGTTCTGGAGGAGTACGGCTACGACGTGCCCGAGACCGACGTCGAGGACATCGGCGCGGGCCGGGCCGGCAAACACACCGACGACCTCGACGACCTGCTCGCGGAGACGCGCGAGGTCCGCGAGCAGGGGGTCGACGTTCCCGCATGA
- a CDS encoding metal-sulfur cluster assembly factor produces MTMDVASLLERNAPGFELDAVEDAFPDYEVEGPLTEDDIWAALEDVEDPELPVSLVDLGLIRDVELDGGHAEVKMTLTYTGCPAREIMVKMAERRLELMDEVESANVELDYTEPWSPEDMTEKGREQLGEAGFACSLSGREE; encoded by the coding sequence ATGACCATGGACGTCGCCAGCCTGCTGGAGCGGAACGCCCCCGGGTTCGAACTCGACGCGGTCGAGGACGCGTTCCCGGACTACGAGGTGGAGGGCCCGCTCACGGAGGACGACATCTGGGCGGCCCTCGAAGACGTCGAGGACCCCGAACTGCCGGTCAGTCTGGTGGACCTCGGCCTCATCCGGGACGTGGAACTCGACGGCGGTCACGCCGAAGTCAAGATGACGCTGACCTACACCGGCTGTCCCGCCCGCGAGATTATGGTGAAGATGGCCGAGCGCCGCCTCGAACTGATGGACGAGGTCGAGAGCGCGAACGTCGAACTCGACTACACGGAGCCGTGGTCGCCGGAGGACATGACCGAGAAGGGTCGCGAACAGCTGGGCGAGGCTGGCTTCGCCTGCTCGCTTAGCGGGAGGGAGGAGTAA
- a CDS encoding GNAT family N-acetyltransferase: protein MEFETSLADATIRTAGPDDAEGIMSLWNGYADTLVDFDERFTVEEGGREKWQSYFTNSLVESSRGDILLAERDGETVGALEARVIGGHPVFNFGKHGMVYGHYVHPEHRGEGVGKALIEAAEAWFREKDMPFWRIDVLHGVEEEELYREYGMKPMEVTYEKEL, encoded by the coding sequence ATGGAATTCGAGACATCACTTGCGGATGCGACGATTCGCACCGCCGGACCGGACGACGCGGAGGGGATTATGTCGCTGTGGAACGGCTACGCAGACACGCTGGTTGACTTCGACGAGCGGTTCACGGTGGAGGAAGGCGGCCGCGAGAAGTGGCAGTCCTACTTCACCAACAGCCTCGTCGAGTCCTCGCGCGGCGACATCCTGCTGGCCGAACGCGACGGCGAGACAGTCGGCGCGCTGGAGGCACGCGTCATCGGCGGCCATCCCGTCTTCAACTTCGGTAAGCACGGGATGGTCTACGGCCACTACGTCCACCCGGAACACCGCGGCGAGGGCGTCGGGAAAGCGCTCATCGAGGCCGCCGAGGCGTGGTTCCGCGAGAAGGACATGCCGTTCTGGCGCATCGACGTGCTCCACGGGGTCGAGGAGGAGGAACTCTACCGGGAGTACGGCATGAAACCGATGGAAGTCACCTACGAGAAGGAGCTGTGA
- a CDS encoding 2Fe-2S iron-sulfur cluster-binding protein, whose protein sequence is MTDAADDDTTTYTCEFVKEGVEIEVPEDEYILEAALDEGIDLQYSCLQGVCASCSAKVEGDIDQSEEHVLTQWEKQQGYGLLCVAYPRSDLTIHSNEEP, encoded by the coding sequence ATGACGGACGCCGCCGACGACGACACGACGACGTACACCTGCGAGTTCGTAAAGGAGGGCGTCGAGATAGAGGTGCCCGAAGACGAGTACATCCTCGAGGCGGCGCTCGACGAGGGTATCGACCTCCAGTACTCCTGTCTCCAGGGCGTCTGCGCCTCCTGCAGCGCGAAGGTCGAGGGCGACATCGACCAGAGCGAGGAGCACGTCCTCACCCAGTGGGAGAAACAGCAGGGCTACGGCCTGCTGTGTGTCGCCTACCCGCGCTCTGACCTGACCATCCACTCCAACGAGGAACCCTGA
- a CDS encoding aldehyde dehydrogenase family protein codes for MEYSGPTDLYIDGEWTAAQSGETIDTEDPATEETYATVQKAGETDVDAAVAAAEAAVAHGSEWRTMDPETRRRKVHAMADAIEEMKDEISMVESHDNGKTPFEAGMEIDMVVDTFRYYAGWTDKIEGSEIPVSDGRLNYTKRDPVGVTAHVSPWNYPFQLAGRSLAPALATGNSVVLKPSSVTPLSALYYAKAAEAADIPDGVVNVVPGSGSEAGSALAGHEGVDHVTFTGSTGVGKHIQQDAADAVTSVTLELGGKGPAVVFPDADLDAAARGVQYGIFMNAGQMCWANSRLVVHEDVADEMVEKMASIAENIPVGGGIDDDGQMGPVVSEDQQREILDYIETGKEEGATVAAGGGVPEDRDVGHFVEPTVFADVDNDMTVAREEIFGPVLSIIEVSDEEEALDVANDSPFGLTACVWTNDLTRAHTVADRLDYGMVMVNETPNTWPQTPFGGTKMSGHGRAQGEEAIKEYTEVKNVHVKLE; via the coding sequence ATGGAGTACTCCGGCCCGACAGACCTGTATATCGACGGCGAGTGGACAGCAGCCCAGAGCGGCGAGACCATCGACACGGAGGACCCGGCGACCGAGGAGACCTACGCGACGGTCCAGAAGGCCGGGGAGACCGATGTCGACGCGGCCGTCGCGGCGGCCGAAGCGGCGGTCGCCCACGGTTCGGAGTGGCGCACGATGGACCCCGAGACGCGCCGCCGGAAGGTCCACGCGATGGCCGACGCCATCGAGGAGATGAAAGACGAGATCTCGATGGTCGAGTCCCACGACAACGGCAAGACGCCGTTCGAGGCGGGGATGGAGATAGACATGGTCGTCGACACCTTCCGGTACTACGCCGGCTGGACCGACAAGATAGAGGGCAGCGAGATTCCCGTCTCGGACGGCCGACTCAACTACACCAAACGCGACCCCGTCGGGGTGACCGCCCACGTCTCCCCGTGGAACTACCCGTTCCAGCTGGCCGGCCGCAGCCTCGCCCCCGCGCTGGCCACGGGCAACAGCGTCGTCCTCAAGCCCTCCAGCGTGACTCCGCTGTCGGCGCTGTACTACGCGAAGGCCGCCGAGGCGGCCGACATCCCGGACGGCGTCGTCAACGTCGTTCCCGGCTCGGGGTCCGAGGCGGGTAGCGCACTGGCCGGCCACGAGGGCGTCGACCACGTCACCTTCACCGGCTCCACCGGCGTCGGCAAGCACATCCAGCAGGACGCGGCCGACGCCGTCACGAGCGTCACGCTGGAACTCGGCGGGAAGGGTCCGGCCGTCGTCTTCCCCGACGCGGACCTCGACGCGGCCGCCCGTGGCGTCCAGTACGGCATCTTCATGAACGCCGGCCAGATGTGCTGGGCGAACTCGCGGCTGGTCGTCCACGAGGACGTCGCCGACGAGATGGTCGAGAAGATGGCCTCCATCGCCGAGAACATCCCGGTCGGCGGCGGCATCGACGACGACGGCCAGATGGGGCCGGTGGTCAGCGAGGACCAGCAACGGGAGATTCTCGACTACATCGAGACCGGCAAGGAGGAGGGCGCGACCGTCGCGGCCGGCGGCGGCGTCCCCGAGGACAGGGATGTCGGCCACTTCGTCGAGCCGACCGTCTTCGCCGACGTCGACAACGACATGACCGTCGCACGCGAGGAGATATTCGGCCCGGTCCTGTCGATTATCGAGGTCAGCGACGAGGAGGAGGCGCTGGACGTCGCCAACGACTCGCCCTTCGGGCTGACCGCCTGCGTCTGGACGAACGACCTCACGCGCGCGCACACCGTCGCCGACCGGCTGGACTACGGGATGGTCATGGTCAACGAGACGCCCAACACCTGGCCGCAGACGCCCTTCGGCGGCACCAAAATGAGCGGGCACGGCCGCGCGCAGGGCGAGGAGGCCATCAAGGAGTACACCGAGGTCAAGAACGTCCACGTCAAACTGGAGTGA
- the paaA gene encoding 1,2-phenylacetyl-CoA epoxidase subunit PaaA: MSQSSTERLKERVQNGEQVEPSADLPEAYRQAAQRMIQFQANSEIMGTVAEKEWIQKAPTFRRKRSMSAKVQDEVGHAQVLYRVAETLGLKDREEMMQELLDGDAKYINWVNYETPTWADAGYIAMFIDGAAVFRQGSLTESSYAPYARGLRKICFEESYHVKHGEDIVRSLATGSKKEREMIQDAVDRWAGPTLRFYGPPNDDSDHTDELMEWGIKVRSNDELRHTYINDFYVPKLQRYDLDVPDLVVYDEENEEYTHRPLDWDRFLDVTRGNGPKNDERLAMRRDAVENNDWVRRAAGVA; the protein is encoded by the coding sequence ATGAGTCAGTCAAGCACCGAGCGTCTCAAGGAGCGCGTGCAGAACGGCGAGCAGGTGGAACCGTCGGCGGACCTGCCCGAGGCGTACAGACAGGCGGCCCAGCGGATGATTCAGTTCCAAGCCAACAGCGAGATAATGGGCACCGTCGCGGAGAAGGAGTGGATACAGAAGGCACCCACGTTCCGCCGCAAGCGGTCGATGAGCGCCAAGGTGCAGGACGAGGTGGGCCACGCGCAGGTGCTCTACCGCGTCGCGGAGACGCTGGGGCTGAAGGACCGCGAGGAGATGATGCAGGAACTGCTCGACGGCGACGCGAAGTACATCAACTGGGTCAACTACGAGACGCCGACGTGGGCAGACGCGGGCTACATCGCCATGTTCATCGACGGTGCGGCGGTGTTCCGCCAGGGCTCGCTGACGGAGTCCTCGTATGCCCCCTACGCCCGCGGGCTCCGGAAGATATGCTTCGAGGAGTCCTACCACGTCAAACACGGCGAGGACATCGTCCGGTCGCTGGCCACCGGCTCGAAGAAGGAACGGGAGATGATTCAGGATGCCGTGGACAGGTGGGCCGGCCCGACGCTGCGCTTCTACGGGCCGCCGAACGACGACTCCGACCACACGGACGAACTCATGGAGTGGGGCATCAAGGTCCGCTCGAACGACGAACTGCGCCACACCTACATCAACGACTTCTACGTCCCGAAACTGCAGCGCTACGACCTCGACGTCCCGGACCTCGTCGTCTACGACGAGGAGAACGAGGAGTACACCCACCGACCGCTGGACTGGGACCGCTTTCTCGACGTGACCCGCGGGAACGGACCGAAGAACGACGAACGGCTGGCGATGCGTCGCGACGCCGTCGAGAACAACGACTGGGTGCGCCGGGCCGCCGGCGTCGCCTGA
- the paaE gene encoding 1,2-phenylacetyl-CoA epoxidase subunit PaaE, translating into MRNRDPSVDTSGKYDQAECPYCGSTDTERDHPKGPSLCRSMHYCNECEQPFERFS; encoded by the coding sequence ATGCGAAATAGAGACCCAAGCGTCGACACGTCCGGGAAGTACGACCAGGCCGAGTGTCCCTACTGCGGGTCGACCGACACCGAGCGGGACCACCCGAAGGGACCGTCGCTGTGTCGGTCGATGCACTACTGCAACGAGTGCGAGCAGCCCTTCGAGCGGTTCTCGTAG
- the paaD gene encoding 1,2-phenylacetyl-CoA epoxidase subunit PaaD produces the protein MSSEYERPERDDDDAMACGYTSYDSDDDVEYAEKESADNEVPATGRGAEGVERRVWEALYRVEDPEMPISIVDLGLIYGVDVDDGTATVDMTLTYTGCPARDMLLNEVKQSVAAVDGVETAEITLVWSPGWTVEMVTEQGKESLREFGLSV, from the coding sequence ATGAGTAGCGAGTACGAGCGCCCGGAGCGGGACGACGACGACGCCATGGCGTGTGGCTACACCAGCTACGACAGCGACGACGACGTCGAGTACGCCGAGAAGGAGTCCGCCGACAACGAGGTCCCGGCCACCGGGAGAGGTGCCGAGGGCGTCGAACGCCGCGTCTGGGAGGCGCTTTACAGGGTCGAGGACCCCGAGATGCCCATCTCCATCGTGGACCTGGGGCTCATCTACGGCGTCGACGTCGACGACGGCACCGCCACCGTCGACATGACGCTGACCTACACCGGCTGTCCCGCCCGCGACATGCTCCTCAACGAGGTCAAACAGTCCGTCGCTGCCGTCGACGGCGTCGAGACGGCCGAGATAACCCTCGTCTGGTCGCCCGGCTGGACCGTCGAGATGGTGACCGAACAGGGCAAGGAATCACTCCGGGAGTTCGGACTGAGTGTCTGA
- the paaC gene encoding 1,2-phenylacetyl-CoA epoxidase subunit PaaC codes for MATAEDAGLDSVEDLDEEQREAVTDLLLRLADDELVLAERYTEWQVRAPTLESDISLANIAQDELGHARLWYDVVQTFGYDETDLIWERDADDFRHSTLVELPFEEGDWADAVVRNYLYDVAEDIQLRALEDSSYAPIRDRVGKVLDEEDYHLEYAESWLEHLAADDEGHEELQAALDRLYPYALTLFEPSDEDVEETIMELGLRDEELVGMRDEWHDRVSSYLESIGLAVPELDLPEQYDIHVSPDDLPEHVGRDGDHTDDWPPLLDEMTATYEELGRDYATRIMDDDE; via the coding sequence ATGGCGACCGCCGAGGACGCCGGCCTCGACAGCGTCGAGGACCTCGACGAGGAGCAGCGCGAGGCCGTGACCGACCTCCTGCTCCGACTTGCCGACGACGAACTCGTCCTCGCCGAGCGCTACACCGAGTGGCAGGTCCGCGCGCCGACCCTGGAGTCGGACATCTCGCTCGCCAACATCGCACAGGACGAACTCGGCCACGCCCGCCTGTGGTACGACGTCGTCCAGACCTTCGGCTACGACGAGACCGACCTCATCTGGGAGCGCGACGCCGACGACTTCCGGCACAGCACCCTCGTGGAACTCCCCTTCGAGGAGGGGGACTGGGCCGACGCCGTCGTCCGGAACTACCTCTACGACGTGGCCGAGGACATCCAGCTCCGCGCCCTGGAGGACTCGTCGTACGCGCCCATCCGGGACCGCGTCGGGAAGGTTCTCGACGAGGAGGACTACCACCTCGAATACGCCGAGAGCTGGCTGGAGCACCTCGCGGCCGACGACGAGGGCCACGAGGAACTGCAGGCCGCGCTCGACAGGCTGTACCCCTACGCGCTGACGCTGTTCGAGCCCAGCGACGAGGACGTCGAGGAGACGATCATGGAACTGGGCCTGCGCGACGAGGAACTCGTGGGGATGCGCGACGAGTGGCACGACCGCGTGAGTTCGTACCTGGAATCCATCGGGCTGGCGGTCCCCGAACTGGACCTGCCCGAGCAGTACGACATCCACGTCTCGCCCGACGACCTGCCCGAGCACGTCGGCCGCGACGGCGACCACACCGACGACTGGCCACCGCTGCTCGACGAGATGACGGCCACCTACGAGGAACTCGGTCGCGACTACGCCACCCGCATCATGGACGACGATGAGTAG
- the paaB gene encoding 1,2-phenylacetyl-CoA epoxidase subunit PaaB, whose protein sequence is MIWEVFRQEKAGGYHTHCGNVHAPDREMALLFAEIQHGRRKPTNSLWVAPQEEIGEVDTEDAHFGGSTNKSYRFARTYNVEPAAEEVEASEKELTEAEEQRGEA, encoded by the coding sequence ATGATCTGGGAAGTATTCCGACAGGAGAAAGCGGGTGGCTATCACACCCACTGTGGCAACGTTCACGCACCCGACCGCGAGATGGCGCTGCTGTTCGCGGAGATACAGCACGGCCGGCGCAAGCCGACCAACAGCCTCTGGGTCGCCCCGCAGGAAGAAATCGGCGAGGTCGACACCGAGGACGCCCACTTCGGCGGGTCCACGAACAAGTCCTACCGCTTCGCCCGCACGTACAACGTCGAACCGGCCGCCGAGGAGGTCGAAGCCTCCGAGAAGGAACTGACGGAGGCCGAGGAACAGCGGGGTGAGGCGTAA
- the paaA gene encoding 1,2-phenylacetyl-CoA epoxidase subunit PaaA, which yields MNVDEVKQRAGPREFAPKDDLPEEYRKAATRMLQFHANSEIMGAYLERPFIRQAPSLERKMAFSAKVQDEIGHGQLLYRAAESLGIKTRDEMLDELAEGKGKFLNCFHYPMDSWVETPMIAFFVDGAAMRRQATLKKSSWEPYAHAMDKICFEEGFHVKHGEDILRELMTGSKKEQQMTQEAFETWWPRILQFFGPTDDKSSHHDFAADVGLKVMTNDELRNAFLNTYMDKAEMYGLEIPDEPRIRENDDGTYEVVEDDLDWDEFFTIAKNDYDPGLGQINARKEAQDAVEWVRDALDEQEALAAGSQSPQAAD from the coding sequence ATGAACGTCGACGAAGTCAAACAACGAGCGGGTCCCCGCGAGTTCGCGCCCAAGGACGACCTGCCGGAGGAGTACCGGAAGGCGGCGACGCGGATGCTGCAGTTCCACGCCAACAGCGAGATCATGGGCGCGTACCTGGAGCGCCCGTTCATCCGCCAGGCACCGAGCCTGGAGCGGAAGATGGCCTTCAGCGCGAAAGTGCAGGACGAGATCGGGCACGGGCAGTTGCTCTATCGGGCCGCCGAGTCGCTGGGGATCAAGACCCGCGACGAGATGCTCGACGAACTGGCCGAGGGCAAGGGCAAGTTCCTCAACTGCTTCCACTACCCGATGGACAGCTGGGTCGAGACGCCGATGATCGCCTTCTTCGTCGACGGCGCCGCGATGCGCCGGCAGGCGACGCTCAAGAAGTCCAGCTGGGAGCCCTACGCCCACGCGATGGACAAGATTTGCTTCGAGGAAGGGTTCCACGTCAAGCACGGCGAGGACATCCTCCGCGAACTGATGACCGGGTCGAAGAAAGAACAGCAGATGACCCAGGAGGCCTTCGAGACGTGGTGGCCGCGCATCCTGCAGTTCTTCGGCCCCACCGACGACAAGTCCTCGCACCACGACTTCGCCGCCGACGTCGGCCTGAAGGTCATGACCAACGACGAACTCCGGAACGCCTTCCTAAACACGTACATGGACAAGGCCGAGATGTACGGCCTGGAGATTCCCGACGAGCCGCGCATCCGCGAGAACGACGACGGCACCTACGAGGTCGTCGAGGACGACCTGGACTGGGACGAGTTCTTCACCATCGCGAAGAACGACTACGACCCCGGGCTGGGCCAAATCAACGCCCGGAAGGAGGCACAGGACGCCGTCGAGTGGGTCCGCGACGCGCTCGACGAGCAGGAAGCGCTTGCAGCAGGCTCGCAGTCCCCACAGGCGGCTGACTGA
- a CDS encoding helix-turn-helix domain-containing protein gives MTEFRIEGDDCPLADASRAVNGVVDASPPLMRNDGNVLLRFSSAPNDELTAVLDADERIRYLYQSESDGRYNYRCLSLHPCVVHELISSGFMVESLTYQNGNTILTGTVVGNEILRSVMETAGETVGVRLERVYALRAEEDDSIAQQWDLTPAQEASLRTAVEMGYFTVPREADAADVAQELGISKSAFIERLHRAQHALFTQMFRTGDGA, from the coding sequence ATGACGGAGTTTCGCATCGAGGGCGACGACTGTCCGCTGGCCGACGCTAGCCGGGCCGTCAACGGCGTCGTCGACGCCTCTCCGCCACTGATGCGCAACGACGGCAACGTCCTCCTGCGGTTCAGTTCGGCCCCCAACGACGAGTTGACGGCGGTCCTCGACGCGGACGAGCGCATCCGCTATCTCTACCAGTCGGAGAGCGACGGCCGGTACAACTACCGGTGTCTCTCCCTGCACCCCTGCGTCGTCCACGAACTCATCAGCTCCGGGTTCATGGTCGAGTCGCTGACCTACCAGAACGGAAATACCATCCTCACCGGGACTGTGGTCGGCAACGAGATTCTCCGGTCAGTCATGGAGACCGCCGGCGAGACGGTGGGCGTCCGCCTGGAGCGAGTGTACGCCCTGCGCGCCGAGGAGGACGACTCCATCGCCCAGCAGTGGGACCTCACGCCGGCCCAGGAGGCCAGCCTGCGGACTGCCGTGGAGATGGGTTACTTCACCGTCCCGCGGGAGGCCGACGCCGCGGACGTAGCGCAGGAACTCGGCATCAGCAAGTCGGCGTTCATCGAGCGGCTGCACCGCGCACAGCACGCCCTGTTCACCCAGATGTTCCGCACGGGAGACGGCGCGTAG
- a CDS encoding enoyl-CoA hydratase/isomerase family protein — MRIDDGAVRRITFDRPDVRNAMNAAVARDLADALDGLDPADHDAVVVTGEGESFSAGGDIEAMAERDETAPEAYERVRSTLGRVAEQVLTAPVPVVAKVNGDAVGAGMSLTAVADFAYAAESARFGASFINVGLVPDMGGTAILPRLVGLRKTKELAFTGKLVSAEEAAEMDLVNEVVPDDDLDDRVADLVETLANRPTANIGMAKRAIHDNLGQSWREGLDREAHVQTLAYDTDAHAEGVDAFLNGRKPDFD; from the coding sequence ATGCGCATCGACGATGGTGCAGTTCGGCGGATTACCTTCGACCGGCCAGACGTGCGGAATGCGATGAACGCCGCCGTCGCGCGGGACCTCGCGGACGCACTCGATGGACTCGACCCGGCCGACCACGACGCGGTCGTCGTCACCGGCGAGGGGGAGTCGTTCAGCGCCGGCGGCGACATCGAGGCGATGGCCGAGCGCGACGAGACGGCCCCGGAGGCCTACGAGCGCGTCCGCTCCACGCTGGGTCGCGTCGCCGAGCAGGTGCTGACCGCCCCCGTGCCGGTGGTGGCGAAGGTCAACGGCGACGCCGTCGGCGCGGGGATGTCGCTGACTGCCGTCGCCGACTTCGCCTACGCCGCGGAGTCTGCCCGCTTCGGCGCTTCCTTCATCAACGTCGGCCTGGTCCCCGACATGGGTGGGACGGCCATCCTGCCGCGGCTCGTCGGCCTCCGGAAGACGAAGGAACTGGCGTTCACTGGCAAACTCGTCTCCGCCGAGGAGGCCGCCGAGATGGACCTCGTCAACGAGGTGGTCCCGGACGACGACTTGGACGACCGGGTCGCGGACCTCGTCGAGACGCTGGCGAACCGCCCGACGGCGAACATCGGGATGGCGAAGCGTGCGATACACGACAACCTCGGGCAGTCGTGGCGCGAGGGCCTGGACCGCGAGGCGCACGTCCAGACGCTGGCGTACGACACGGACGCCCACGCCGAGGGCGTCGACGCCTTTCTGAACGGCAGAAAACCGGACTTCGACTGA
- a CDS encoding amidohydrolase family protein produces MDVDLPGVEETRIFDTHAHQPTSEFLHDAGGEMMQDAADRFGTDLETWDYEEMLEEYHEAGIGRAVLLGWDAETNTGNPPVPNDYVAEVRDEYPDFFVGFGSVDPLKDDCVQEAIRCVEDLDLSGFKFQQIAQGFDPSADRHDHLWSTIEDLGVPVVFHGGNSTLGACSAGGRGLKVKYGNPMLIDDVAAEHPDLDILIAHPAFPWEKEQLAICQQKGNVYMDLSGWIPKYIDDQVLHYAKTVLKDKVMFGTDYPMIDPETWLTSFANDTDFDEDAQRRILYENAEDFFDL; encoded by the coding sequence ATGGACGTCGACCTACCGGGGGTCGAAGAGACCCGTATCTTCGACACGCACGCGCACCAGCCGACCAGCGAGTTCCTCCACGACGCCGGCGGTGAGATGATGCAGGACGCCGCCGACCGCTTCGGCACCGACCTGGAGACGTGGGACTACGAGGAGATGCTGGAGGAGTACCACGAAGCCGGCATCGGCCGCGCGGTCCTGCTCGGGTGGGACGCCGAGACCAACACCGGGAACCCGCCCGTGCCCAACGACTACGTCGCCGAGGTCCGCGACGAGTACCCCGACTTCTTCGTCGGCTTCGGCAGCGTCGACCCGCTGAAAGACGATTGCGTGCAGGAGGCGATTCGCTGCGTCGAGGACCTCGACCTCTCGGGGTTCAAGTTCCAGCAGATCGCGCAGGGGTTCGACCCATCCGCGGACCGCCACGACCATCTCTGGAGTACCATCGAGGACCTCGGCGTCCCGGTCGTCTTCCACGGCGGCAATTCCACGCTCGGAGCCTGCAGCGCCGGCGGCCGCGGCCTGAAGGTCAAGTACGGCAACCCGATGCTCATCGACGACGTGGCGGCCGAACACCCCGACCTCGACATCCTCATCGCCCACCCCGCCTTCCCCTGGGAGAAGGAACAACTCGCCATCTGCCAGCAGAAGGGTAACGTCTACATGGACCTCTCCGGGTGGATTCCGAAGTACATCGACGACCAGGTGCTGCACTACGCGAAGACGGTGCTGAAGGACAAGGTGATGTTCGGCACCGACTACCCGATGATAGACCCCGAGACGTGGCTGACCTCCTTCGCGAACGACACCGACTTCGACGAGGACGCCCAGCGGCGGATTCTCTACGAGAACGCCGAGGACTTCTTCGACCTGTAG
- the npdG gene encoding NADPH-dependent F420 reductase produces the protein MELAILGGTGDIGEGLAVRYAADTDHRVVIGSRKAEKAVDRAGDYEERLADHGIDRDIEGAANADAAAGADVVVLAIPPHHVADTVADLAEEGVLDDQLVVSPAVGMQGDADGLHYRPPKVGSVTELVAERAPDGLAVAGAFHNLAADRLANLDADLDVDTLVVADDESVRQQVIDLANELDGIRALAAGPLSNAAEVESVTPLVINVARYNEDMHDVGVTFH, from the coding sequence ATGGAACTGGCCATACTCGGCGGCACGGGCGACATCGGCGAAGGACTCGCAGTGCGGTACGCGGCGGACACGGACCACCGCGTGGTCATCGGGTCGCGGAAGGCGGAGAAAGCCGTCGACCGCGCGGGCGACTACGAGGAACGGCTGGCCGACCACGGCATCGACCGGGACATCGAGGGTGCGGCCAACGCCGACGCAGCGGCCGGCGCGGACGTCGTCGTGCTGGCGATTCCGCCCCACCACGTCGCCGATACGGTCGCAGACCTGGCCGAGGAGGGCGTCCTCGACGACCAGCTGGTCGTCAGCCCCGCGGTGGGGATGCAGGGCGACGCCGACGGCCTGCACTACCGGCCGCCGAAGGTCGGCAGCGTGACCGAACTCGTCGCCGAGCGGGCGCCCGACGGCCTCGCCGTCGCCGGCGCGTTCCACAACCTCGCGGCGGACCGCCTGGCGAACCTAGATGCAGACCTAGACGTCGACACGCTCGTGGTCGCGGACGACGAATCCGTCCGGCAGCAGGTCATCGACCTCGCGAACGAACTCGACGGCATCCGGGCGCTCGCGGCCGGGCCGCTCTCGAACGCGGCAGAAGTCGAGAGCGTGACGCCGCTCGTCATCAACGTCGCGCGCTACAACGAGGACATGCACGACGTCGGCGTCACGTTCCACTGA